A region of Chloracidobacterium sp. DNA encodes the following proteins:
- a CDS encoding ATP-binding cassette domain-containing protein produces the protein MIDTETIVEFRSVGYSIDGTRIIDDLSLAVVKGEVLVLLGESGCGKTTTLKLINRLIQPTHGDVLVEGRPTSDWDAIKLRRHIGYVLQDGGLFPHFNVAENVALVLRLENWDEDRKQKRTTEMLDLVGLDPAKFADRYPHELSGGQRQRVGVARALASDPGLLLLDEPFGALDAITRTNLQKEFARLVRELGKTGVFVTHDLHEAMLLGTRIALMDKGKILLIDSPENFKRSDLPLAKAYLETVTL, from the coding sequence ATGATCGATACGGAGACAATTGTTGAATTCCGCAGTGTCGGTTACTCGATCGACGGCACAAGAATAATTGATGATTTAAGTCTTGCAGTCGTAAAAGGCGAGGTTCTCGTCCTGCTCGGCGAATCAGGCTGCGGCAAAACCACCACACTAAAATTGATCAACCGCCTTATTCAACCGACACACGGCGATGTTCTTGTCGAGGGCAGACCGACCTCAGATTGGGACGCGATCAAACTTCGGCGTCATATTGGATACGTGTTGCAGGACGGCGGCCTTTTTCCTCATTTTAACGTGGCCGAAAATGTCGCTCTTGTTCTGCGGCTTGAAAATTGGGATGAAGATCGTAAGCAGAAACGAACCACCGAAATGCTCGACCTCGTCGGACTCGATCCCGCAAAATTTGCCGACAGATATCCACATGAACTTTCCGGCGGTCAGCGTCAACGCGTCGGCGTTGCTCGTGCATTGGCCTCCGATCCCGGTCTGCTGCTGCTCGATGAACCTTTCGGCGCACTCGATGCAATTACGCGAACAAATCTGCAAAAAGAATTCGCACGCCTTGTGCGGGAGCTTGGCAAAACAGGCGTCTTCGTCACACACGACCTGCACGAAGCAATGCTTCTCGGAACGCGGATCGCGCTGATGGATAAAGGAAAGATATTGCTGATTGATTCGCCTGAAAACTTTAAAAGGTCGGATTTGCCGCTCGCAAAGGCTTATCTTGAGACTGTGACATTGTGA